The Alkalihalophilus pseudofirmus nucleotide sequence TGAAAAGCGCCGTGCCATTATTGTAGAGGTGGAAGAGTTAAAAAGCAGACGTAATCAGGTGTCACAAGAAGTTGCTCAATTAAAACGTGAGAAAAAAGAAGCTGACCACCTCATTAAAGAAACAAGAGAGGTCTCTGAGAAGGTTAAACAATTAGATGAGGAACTGCGCGGTCTTGATGCAGAGCTTGATCATCTTCTTTTAACGATTCCAAATGTGCCGCATGAATCAACGCCAGTAGGTGAAACAGAAGATGATAATGTAGAAGCACGCAAATGGGGCGAGGTGCGTTCATTTGAATTTGAACCTAAGCCGCATTGGGATCTAGCAACAGACCTAGGTATTCTAGATTTTGAGCGCGCATCAAAAGTAACTGGAAGCCGTTTTGTGTTTTATAAAGGGCTCGGAGCGCGTCTAGAGCGTGCATTAATGAACTTTATGATGGATCTTCATCAAGATGAACATGGCTATGAGGAAGTTCTTCCTCCTTACATGGTCAACCGCACAAGCATGACAGGCACCGGGCAGCTGCCAAAGTTTGAAGAAGATGCCTTCAAGATTCGTGAGGAAGATTACTTCTTAATTCCAACAGCAGAAGTCCCTGTTACAAACATGCACCGTGATGAAATTTTGCAAGCTGATCAATTGCCGATTGCCTATACAGCGTTTAGTGCTTGTTTCCGCTCAGAAGCAGGGTCAGCTGGCCGTGATACACGAGGCTTAATTCGCCAGCATCAATTCAATAAAGTAGAGCTTGTTCGTTTTGTAAAGCCTGAGGATTCATATCAAGAGCTTGAAAACTTAACTGGTCACGCGGAGAAAGTACTGCAATTACTAGAGCTTCCTTATCGTGTCATGAGCATGTGTACTGCAGATTTAGGCTTTACTGCAGCCAAGAAATACGATATTGAAGTATGGATTCCAAGCTATGACTCTTACCGCGAAATTTCTTCATGCAGTAACTTTGAAGATTTCCAAGCGCGCCGTGCGAACATTAAATTCCGCCGTGAGCCAAAAGCGAAAGCAGAGTTTGTTCATACGTTGAATGGATCAGGTCTTGCAGTCGGCCGTACAGTTGCTGCGATCCTAGAGAATTATCAGTTAGAAGATGGATCAATTGAGATTCCTAAAGTACTGCGTCCATACATGGGCAATGTTGAGAGAATCGGGTAATATAAAAAAACCCCTTACAGCACGCATGCTGTAAGGGGTTTTTAGTTTAAACATAATTAGGTTTGCGCTCTCCTGATTCAATTTCTTCCATGTAGTGACATGCTGCTTGGTGGCCTTCTTTCATATAATCGGCTGCACGCAGTTCAGGAGTATCTGTCTTACATTTCTCTGTTGCAAATGGACAACGAGTATGGAAGCGGCATCCTTGTGGAGGATTGATTGGAGAAGGAACATCACCCTTTAAGATGATACGCTCTTTCTTGCGCTCAGGGTCCGGTACAGGGATAGCTGATAATAATGCTTTTGTATAAGGGTGCTGCGGATTATCAAATAATGATTTCTTATCACCGATCTCAACGATGCGGCCCAAATACATTACAATAACTCGATCAGAAATATGACGTACAACGCCTAAGTCATGAGAAATAAACAGGTAAGTCAGCTGAAATTCACGCTGCAGACGTTTTAATAAGTTAATAACCTGTGCTTGGATGGATACATCAAGAGCTGATACAGCCTCATCACAAATAATTAATTTAGGGTCAACAGATAACGCACGTGCAATTCCGATACGCTGACGCTGACCGCCACTGAATTCATGAGGGAAGCGGTCAATTTGGTGAGCACCAAGACCAACTGTTTCCATTAACTCTTTAATACGGTCTGCACGCTTTTCA carries:
- the serS gene encoding serine--tRNA ligase — translated: MLDVKRLRNDFADIKEKLSTRGEDISGLDQFGDLDEKRRAIIVEVEELKSRRNQVSQEVAQLKREKKEADHLIKETREVSEKVKQLDEELRGLDAELDHLLLTIPNVPHESTPVGETEDDNVEARKWGEVRSFEFEPKPHWDLATDLGILDFERASKVTGSRFVFYKGLGARLERALMNFMMDLHQDEHGYEEVLPPYMVNRTSMTGTGQLPKFEEDAFKIREEDYFLIPTAEVPVTNMHRDEILQADQLPIAYTAFSACFRSEAGSAGRDTRGLIRQHQFNKVELVRFVKPEDSYQELENLTGHAEKVLQLLELPYRVMSMCTADLGFTAAKKYDIEVWIPSYDSYREISSCSNFEDFQARRANIKFRREPKAKAEFVHTLNGSGLAVGRTVAAILENYQLEDGSIEIPKVLRPYMGNVERIG
- a CDS encoding ABC transporter ATP-binding protein, coding for MKKELLKVNDLKQYFPIKGGLLGRTVNHVKAVDGVSFTIYEGETVSIVGESGCGKSTTGRAILRLDEPTDGTVEFDGEDLLALNKSQMRKKRKDLQIIFQDPYASINPRQTVRQVLDEAMEIQNVIPREKRADRIKELMETVGLGAHQIDRFPHEFSGGQRQRIGIARALSVDPKLIICDEAVSALDVSIQAQVINLLKRLQREFQLTYLFISHDLGVVRHISDRVIVMYLGRIVEIGDKKSLFDNPQHPYTKALLSAIPVPDPERKKERIILKGDVPSPINPPQGCRFHTRCPFATEKCKTDTPELRAADYMKEGHQAACHYMEEIESGERKPNYV